One genomic region from Cryptococcus gattii WM276 chromosome C, complete sequence encodes:
- a CDS encoding Hypothetical Protein (Similar to TIGR gene model, INSD accession AAW42271.1), producing MILPEDTKAPISSDDEFDDDFTSLPPSPFSPSRLLPAQDANQLYPFEYSALITSAGTQPLFLSEEDDIELGPAPPYTPDDPFHSRPQRKNDGKGYLRGKVGRRFMLGIVWGMGLWVGMMGMGALGWRLLGPGPHPGRRGPKQPQPGFPGTSPAEDSWLRESIECVSFSSVGWAPFSPSDVVEPLVPFERSKEEQRSLNATFYLPLDSEVFVEMWKGPAALGSIMLSSYEAHSEEEWKGIEDEGSIVARNRQGRKPGPGEYVRVIVETIVDVETGAQDELDSQNSAGWEMLAASSVCLNRRGPTINVTLPEEDLEDTTRDSSQNEEHRRFIRNHPAKNGYGVEIATSNPVESLYPDSRRSPLQFRVHVALPSLTTQEHKHDITPSSSFVPSLDVRAGNSAIYFDELEDVHIGELSLFSEFGEVNLKKLRLENLDVRTTGKVVGEVAVSNDMTIETPIGEIHLNISLATSPRFNLMDCPASKSMHQSGPGGLQFLTPRPPAPVCTLPPVHVNIRAGGDPVIVHYDDWKTPSRELRMDVFSLIGDVQIFPHPLFQGPFRLMTSKGPISVDLDNALIADPEGLGRWRNITLEERDRLGSHSYLGNVAWQAESVSNDLEQSAHEMTSVSLPADGQGTVDQKMLPSPPEDHGPRPGPETEWGINVRTSVGSINVTF from the exons ATGATCCTACCAGAAGACACAAAAGCACCGATATCATCAGACGACGAATTCGACGACGATTTCACGTCCTTACCTCCCTCCCCTTTCTCTCCGTCTCGGTTGCTTCCGGCTCAGGATGCTAATCAGCTGTATCCGTTTGAATATTCCGCATTAATTACTTCCGCTGGCACTCAGCCCCTTTTCCTCTCCGAAGAAGACGACATTGAGTTGGGGCCAGCTCCACCTTATACACCGGACGACCCTTTTCACTCGCGACCACAGCGCAAGAATGACGGGAAGGGTTACCTACGTGGAAAAGTGGGCAGAAGGTTTATGTTGGGAATAGTGTGGGGGATGGGTTTATGGGTTGGTATGATGGGCATGGGAGCTCTAGGATGGAGATTATTGGGACCAGGACCACATCCTGGACGCCGAGGACCGAAACAGCCACAGCCTGGTTTTCCCGGAACGTCGCCGGCAGAGGATTCTTGGCTGAGAGAGTCAATCGAATGCgtttccttttcctccgTTGGGTGGGCGCCTTTCAGCCCTTCTGATGTGGTAGAGCCACTTGTCCCCTTTGAACGCAGCAAAGAAGAGCAGCGAAGTTTGAACGCTACATTCTACTTACCGCTTGACAGTGAAGTCTTTGTAGAGATGTGGAAGGGACCCGCCGCACTAGGCTCCATAATGCTCTCAAGCTACGAGGCTCATTCGGAGGAAGAGTGGAAGGGTattgaagatgaaggtAGCATCGTCGCCCGTAATCGACAGGGAAGAAAACCCGGACCAGGGGAATATGTACGTGTCATCGTGGAAACCATTGTAGACGTTGAGACGGGCGCACAAGACGAACTTGATAGTCAAAACAGTGCGGGGTGGGAGATGCTTGCTGCTTCAAGCGTATGTCTGAACCGCAGAGGTCCTACCATCAACGTTACCCTCCCGGAGGAAGATCTCGAAGACACAACTCGCGACAGCAGTCAGAACGAAGAACACAGGCGTTTCATCCGGAACCACCCAGCAAAAAATGGATATGGAGTGGAAATTGCCACCAGTAATCCTGTTGAATCGCTGTATCCAGATAGTAGGCGCAGTCCTCTGCAATTCCGCGTCCACGTTGCATTGCCATCTTTGACTACACAAGAGCATAAGCATGACATTACGCCTTCCTCAAGCTTCGTGCCTTCCCTTGACGTCCGGGCAGGAAATTCTGCCATCTATTTCGATGAGCTGGAGGATGTGCACATCGGCGAATTATCGTTATTTAGCGAATTTGGAGAAGTCAATTTGAAAAAACTGAGACTGGAGAACTTGGACGTGAGGACGACTGGGAAGGTCGTGGGGGAGGTCGCTGTATCCAATGATATGACAATTGAGACTCCGAT AGGTGAAATACATCTTAATATCTCTCTTGCAACATCGCCACGTTTCAACCTGATGGATTGTCCCGCTTCAAAGTCTATGCATCAGTCCGGGCCAGGTGGACTGCAGTTCCTAACACCTAGGCCACCCGCCCCCGTGTGCACCTTGCCCCCTGTCCATGTCAATATCCGAGCCGGAGGCGATCCTGTCATCGTACATTATGATGATTGGAAGACCCCATCTCGAGAGTTACGGATGGATGTATTCTCCCTTATTGGCGATGTACAAA TTTTCCCGCATCCGCTTTTTCAAGGCCCGTTCCGTCTGATGACCTCCAAAGGCCCTATCAGTGTCGACCTCGACAATGCTCTCATCGCCGATCCCGAGGGTCTTGGGCGATGGCGCAATATTACCCTCGAAGAAAGAGATCGCCTGGGATCACATTCCTACCTCGGCAATGTTGCCTGGCAGGCTGAATCTGTGTCAAATGATTTGGAGCAGAGTGCACATGAAATGACCAGTGTCAGTTTGCCTGCTGATGGTCAAGGGACTGTTGACCAGAAGATGCTTCCTTCACCTCCTGAGGATCACGGACCTCGTCCTGGCCCAGAGACAGAATGGGGTATAAATGTCCGCACAAGTGTAGGATCCATCAATGTCACATTTTag
- a CDS encoding 2-hydroxyacid dehydrogenase, putative (Similar to TIGR gene model, INSD accession AAW42272.1~Putative 2-hydroxyacid dehydrogenase UNK4.10) gives MSKPQVLIAANPQNGIIWSKEEQNSKLGAVAEVLELTSASRSEFFQDLAPNGKYGKIVAIYRHNDSVSAIGLFDEELINKLPTSVKYICHNGAGYDQIDIAACSARGIQVSHTPQAVDDATATVGAFLAISAMRQFWRAEVNVREGKWKSGLAPARDPEGKTLGIIGMGGIGSALARRLLAFDMKVIYYNRRPIQPPPNFPCTYVSSIEELLQQSDVVSLNLPLNEKTKGSFGRKEFGMMKDGSVLVNTARGAVIDEEAFIEALESGKLYSAGIDVYPDEPNVNPKLIAMDNITLLPHMGTETRDSQKKMELLVLDNMISALSGKGLLNQVPEQK, from the exons ATGTCGAAACCTCAAGTCCTTATTGCCG CCAACCCCCAGAACGGCATCATCTGGTCAAAGGAGGAGCAAAATTCTAAACTTGGTGCAGTAGCCGAAGTTCTC GAACTCACATCGGCATCCCGCTCTGAATTCTTCCAAGACCTGGCCCCTAACGGAAAGTACGGCAAGATCGTTGCCATCTATCGTCATAACGACTCTGTCTCCGCCATCGGTCTATTCGATGAGGAATTAATCAACAAACTCCCCACCAGTGTCAAGTACATCTGTCACAACGGTGCTGGGTATGACCAGA TTGACATTGCCGCCTGCAGCGCTCGTGGTATCCAGGTGTCTCACACACCTCAAGCCGTGGATGACGCTACGGCTACAGTAGGCGCTTTCCTTGCCATCTCTGCCATGCGTCAATTCTGGCGAGCCGAGGTCAATGTTCGAGAAGGCAAATGGAAGTCCGGCCTCGCTCCTGCTCGTGATCCCGAAGGAAAGACTTTGGGTATCATCGGTATGGGCGGCATAGGATCCGCGCTTGCCAGGAGGCTCTTGGCCTTCGATATGAAGGTCATTTACTACAACCGCCGACCAATCCAGCCCCCTCCTAACTTCCCTTGCACATATGTATCCTCAATCGAGGAATTGCTTCAGCAATCCGACGTTGTGTCCCTCAACCTGCCTTTGAATGAGAAGACCAAGGGTAGCTTTGGCAGGAAGGAGTTTGGTATgatgaaggatggaagTGTACTTGTCAACACCGCGCGAGGTGCAGTCATTGACGAAGAGGCATTTATTGAGGCTCTTGAAAGCGGAAAA CTTTACAGTGCGGGCATTGATGTCTACCCTGATGAGCCCAACGTCAACCCCAAGCTTATCGCCATGGACAACAtcacccttcttcctcacatGGGTACTGAGACACGTGACTCACAAAAGAAG ATGGAGCTCCTTGTGCTTGATAACATGATTTCTGCACTTTCAGGCAAAGGTCTCTTGAACCAAGTCCCTGAGCAGAAGTAA
- a CDS encoding uncharacterized protein (Similar to TIGR gene model, INSD accession AAW42274.1) has product MHRRQAIPISPATTSSSLLSPIVSHFPALSGISPFKALRQSPSYDHHHPASTSPPHSEYNKAVWQEGDLGDGKGIVPLLLVTSSVCALQIFSVPTPVASQDPRLPESFNVPEEMFAMSTITYGSSLYRGSLSGVNNGGSLQCSTHSETVLDMALMDGGRVALVTCNPDKTSIGPLALVVVNLESGRAEVKVDLGVGSTAGVHVSHKIIAITVSHPSPAIHFLDPGSFLPLLPPIMDAAPNALTQLPTIALSGRLLAYVTSSPAKVSNPNDMGSLVTSSSLRASHSRKQQGPTGQVESHQGALISSAVEIGGGVARGVWAGLKLGAKAASAATRARSDRLAQSAPDDTATFGRDQETKLHGDAESRSLDDGSILDEALPTNAANAKPIDKGEWIHVIDLFSRHPSSTCQVSPPGNATLKPTPSFTTIAHFRLPPSSVVPIDTSHSSQYHSLPVQHLSFSPSGTTLLAAPADGRSFHVLEFHPAPLKGNISTGSQSQAWHLYELKRGHTIAKVRWTSWDRMGNWVGIGTDRGTIHIYPIHPSGGQPSAITHAAGFRNAQRLFALSIPVSPIVRIRPPRLATDPSHLEGNLDPDSTYSENSVFGFLPFRQHQRLDQKHTQDIGIFRWPAGVLEITRMTVRGCREDDSETGAAKYSSGSPPHRTRSALTELMLSRAARERNSLAAEKITLAKWALPSAVAMSSPTLLSPTTAEKSQRSRMGALAAAEIRTHHFNPHVLPSSIYLSRQIEFFSARPIDDYSPLSILDLEARTDKLVFRQEVEARSPPNEDTETPLSFDQPLLSALHDLMESPSDRQIPGLPNGYGRTGIWMGDPIQTVRYGLNEGVDRVRREYVRAQLIKQRKLAKRNKETSGLSLSFEDDAVLAVSNTDLRLDNPPFDQSESAAVSGGSSSIPTSEHSTSPPGSGDLPPTKVDSSDGDSQWGEVWEEEYRRAVEDDGGPDDLVLGLLDEEEDERRKWEARRKP; this is encoded by the exons ATGCACCGCAGGCAGGCCATCCCTATATCCCCAGCCACCacctcctcttcactcCTTTCCCCGATCGTCTCCCACTTCCCTGCTCTCTCCGGCATATCTCCTTTCAAGGCCTTGCGCCAGTCACCTTCCTATGACCACCACCATCCAGCCTCCACTTCCCCGCCACACTCAGAATATAACAAAGCGGTATGGCAGGAAGGGGATCTCGGAGATGGCAAGGGCATCGT GCCCTTACTTCTCGTAACATCTTCAGTTTGCGCGCTGCAAATATTTTCGGTTCCAACTCCTGTAGCTTCTCAGGACCCTCGGCTCCCCGAATCATTTAATGTCCCTGAGGAGATGTTTGCTATGTCGACTATAACATATGGCTCGTCCCTATATCGAGGCTCTCTGTCTGGGGTAAATAATGGAGGCTCTCTACAATGTTCGACGCACAGTGAAACTGTGCTGGACATGGCGCTCATGGATGGAGGTAGAGTTGCGTTGGTCACTTGTAATCCGGACAAGACGTCAATAGGGCCCCTGGCATTAGTCGTGGTGAACCTTGAAAGTGGACGAGCAGAAGTGAAAGTGGATTTAGGTGTCGGTTCAACGGCTGGTGTCCATGTATCACACAAAATTATTGCCATT ACTGTATCCCACCCTTCACCCGCGATCCACTTTTTGGATCCCGGGTCTTTCCTGCCTCTATTACCCCCCATTATGGACGCTGCACCTAATGCCCTCACTCAATTGCCAACTATTGCTTTGTCGGGCCGGCTTCTTGCTTATGTGACATCGTCACCTGCCAAGGTCTCCAATCCTAACGATATGGGCTCGCTGGTGACGTCCTCCTCCTTGAGGGCCTCGCATTCAAGGAAACAGCAAGGTCCTACTGGTCAAGTGGAGAGTCATCAAGGTGCACTGATAAGTTCCGCAGTTGAGATTGGAGGTGGCGTTGCCCGAGGGGTATGGGCAGGTCTAAAACTTGGTGCGAAGGCTGCTAGCGCCGCAACGCGTGCTAGAAGCGATAGGTTGGCCCAAAGCGCACCAGATGATACTGCCACCTTTGGTCGTGACCAAGAAACCAAGCTCCACGGAGACGCAGAGAGCCGATCACTGGACGACGGCAGCATACTTGATGAGGCCCTTCCCACCAATGCTGCTAATGCGAAGCCCATTGATAAGGGTGAATGGATCCATGTCATTGATCTTTTTTCTCGCCATCCTAGCAGTACATGTCAAGTATCGCCGCCGGGCAATGCCACTTTGAAGCCAACCCCTTCTTTCACTACTATAGCCCATTTCAGACTACCCCCCTCGTCCGTCGTTCCGATAGATACTTCGCACTCGTCTCAGTACCATTCATTGCCTGTCCAACATCTATCTTTTTCCCCATCAGGTACGACACTGCTAGCTGCCCCTGCTGATGGCCGAAGTTTTCACGTATTGGAATTTCATCCCGCTCCGTTGAAAGGGAACATTAGTACTGGATCACAGAGTCAAGCTTGGCACTTGTATGAACTGAAGAGAGGTCATACAATTGCCAAAGTCAGGTGGACAAGTTGGGACAGGATGGGGAACTGGGTGGGTATTGGGACAGATAGGGGTACCATAC ATATATATCCCATACACCCGTCAGGAGGGCAGCCTTCAGCGATCACACATGCCGCAGGATTCCGCAATGCTCAGCGGCTTTTCGCTCTTTCAATTCCTGTATCCCCTATCGTCAGGATCCGCCCTCCACGCTTAGCTACGGATCCATCGCACCTAGAGGGAAATCTTGATCCGGATTCAACATATTCAGAAAATTCTGTTTTCGGCTTCCTCCCTTTTCGCCAGCACCAAAGATTGGATCAGAAGCACACACAAGATATTGGGATTTTCCGGTGGCCGGCGGGTGTATTAGAGATCACTCGTATGACAGTCCGTGGATGCCGAGAGGATGATAGTGAAACAGGGGCTGCCAAGTACAGCAGTGGATCACCACCACACAGAACTAGGAGTGCACTCACCGAATTGATGCTTAGCAGAGCTGCCCGTGAACGTAATAGCCTTGCAGCTGAAAAGATAACCCTGGCAAAGTGGGCATTGCCCAGCGCGGTTGCTATGTCATCACCCACTCTCTTGTCTCCAACTACTGCTGAGAAGAGTCAGCGGTCCCGGATGGGGGCGCTTGCTGCGGCAGAAATCCGAACACACCATTTCAACCCGCATGTCCTGCCCAGCTCTATTTATCTCTCAAGACAGATTGAATTTTTTTCTGCCCGGCCTATAGACGATTACTCTCCCCTTTCAATACTCGATTTGGAAGCGCGAACCGATAAGCTCGTCTTCCGACAGGAAGTAGAAGCACGATCCCCACCAAATGAAGACACCGAGACACCGTTATCTTTTGACCAGCCTCTTCTGTCGGCTTTGCATGATCTGATGGAATCTCCTTCCGATCGACAGATACCGGGATTGCCTAACGGTTATGGTCGGACGGGGATATGGATGGGAGATCCAATTCAAACAGTGAGATACGGGCTTAATGAAGGGGTCGATAGAGTCCGCAGGGAGTATGTGAGAGCACAGCTTATCAAACAGCGCAAATTGGCAAAGCGAAACAAGGAGACAAGCGGGCTGAGCCTTAGCTTCGAAGATGATGCTGTACTTGCCGTATCAAACACAGATCTGCGTTTAGATAATCCCCCATTTGATCAGTCAGAGTCGGCTGCAGTTTCTGGCGGATCAAGCTCAATTCCTACCTCGGAACATTCGACTTCTCCTCCTGGCAGCGGTGATTTACCACCTACCAAGGTAGACTCATCGGACGGAGATAGTCAGTGGGGGGAGGtatgggaagaagagtacCGAAGGGCCGTGGAAGATGACGGTGGGCCTGATGATCTAGTGCTAGGTCTTTtggacgaggaggaagatgagagaCGAAAATGGGAAGCGAGACGGAAACCCTGA
- a CDS encoding Hypothetical Protein (Similar to TIGR gene model, INSD accession AAW42276.1): protein MPAIPSKQAPAETPNVVIPEATPSSEEAKEMLKTEKPVSETTAPNITEPVVEEQPIIADTEAGTGHSGPELAKNKADNTEADKHVEGTKTEEGAKTTEEVHKVAKAKEDKKDVKKSAVKEKTEKTKAEGKGFFAKFFGNKDKSPKKEKKKTPKAEKTDPVIAAAPIETKDGGNAVPQSASTATEPAIYTAPATEAVEPAVESPEAGAPIVIDSATAPADAPAEAAPIPEENKIAEKKDEVKDHAGKPNLKAHRRLSARIGDIFKPKKKEDISSPKEEISKEEATAPLNEEAPAVASEAPKLGEPVATEPLNLEEEPKTAPPPAAAPVAASA, encoded by the exons ATGCCTGCAATTCCCTCCAAGCAGGCTCCAGCCGAAACTCCTAACGTCGTTATCCCCGAGGCCACCCCGTCTTCCGAGGAGGCCAAGGAAATGCTTAAGACTGAGAAACCTGTCTCTGAAACGACCGCACCCAATATTACTGAGCCCGTCGTTGAAGAA CAACCCATCATCGCAGATACCGAGGCCGGCACCGGCCATTCCGGACCCGAGCTTGCAAAAAACAAAGCAGATAACACAGAAGCTGACAAGCATGTCGAGGGTACGAAGACAGAGGAAGGGGCTAAGACTACGGAAGAGGTTCACAAGGTCGCTAAAGCCAAGGAGGATAAGAAAGATGTAAAGAAATCCGCAGTCAAG GAAAAGACTGAAAAAACCAAAGCCGAGGGCAAAGGTTTCTTTGCCAAATTCTTCGGTAACAAGGACAAATCTCccaagaaggagaagaaaaaaacTCCCAAA GCCGAGAAGACTGATCCAGTCATCGCCGCGGCACCTATCGAGACCAAAGATGGGGGTAATGCTGTCCCCCAATCTGCTTCTACAGCCACAGAGCCTGCCATCTACACTGCTCCTGCCACCGAGGCTGTTGAGCCTGCTGTCGAATCTCCCGAGGCTGGGGCACCCATAGTCAT CGACAGTGCTACCGCACCTGCTGACGCCCCAGCCGAAGCTGCTCCCATTCCTGAGGAGAACAAAATCGCGGAGAAAAAAGACGAGGTCAAAGAT CATGCTGGTAAGCCTAATCTTAAGGCCCACCGCCGATTGTCAGCTCGAATTGGCGACATCTTCAAGCccaagaaaaaggaagataTCTCATCTCCTAAGGAAGAAATCTCCAAAGAGGAGGCTACCGCACCACTCAACGAAGAAGCACCCGCTGTTGCCTCCGAGGCCCCTAAACTCGGAGAGCCTGTCGCAACCGAACCGTTGAATCTTGAAGAGGAG CCTAAGACTGCGCCGCCACCTGCTGCCGCACCTGTCGCTGCCTCTGCGTAA
- a CDS encoding Hypothetical Protein (Similar to TIGR gene model, INSD accession AAW42681.1), producing the protein MSLSAPARILRKPTVSRQFSTSHPVLASRGPAKPEGPGVRSRPWSVQNVPKFAFDDATSLGWMRMFRIQEGEGLVRKIEEDREALRTANKTKFTPPTAPIRLTSTIDLAHPDSRYHTKCVLLVPINALPLSTPEAVHRFKLLAGPRWTAGKPGRNEFIKDESNGGENGWIKISEERFESARQNRRSASDILERLVNAANDRESSLPADLPIDTRHLLARHRKKRSRQNPFKWAPGQEFLSPHQEVGGVRGFPINWLPEELREKALKK; encoded by the exons ATGTCGCTCTCCGCCCCCGCCCGTATCCTTCGAAAACCTACTGTATCCCGGCAATTCTCGACTAGTCATCCAGTTCTTGCCTCCCGTGGCCCCGCAAAGCCCGAGGGGCCAGGCGTTCGATCGAGGCCATGGTCAGTACAGAACGTTCCCAAGTTTGCTTTCGACGACGCCACAAGTCTGGgatggatgaggatgtTTAGGATCCAGGAAGGTGAAGGGTTGGTGAGGAAGATCGAAGAGGACAGAGAGGCCTTAAGAA CTGCCAATAAGACCAAGTTCACTCCACCCACCGCTCCCATACGCTTGACATCCACTATCGACCTTGCCCATCCTGACTCGCGTTACCACACCAAATGCGTTCTTCTTGTCCCTATTAACGCTCTTCCATTGTCCACGCCGGAGGCTGTTCATAGGTTCAAACTTCTTGCCGGGCCCAGGTGGACTGCCGGGAAACCAGGGAGGAATGAGTTCATCAAGGACGAAAGCAATGGTGGTGAAAATGGTTGGATCAAGATCAGTGAGGAAAGGTTTGAAAGTGCCAGACAAAATAGGAGATCGGCGTCGGACATCCTGGAGAGACTGGTCAATGCTGCCAAT GACCGTGAATCTTCATTGCCTGCCGACCTTCCCATTGACACTCGCCATCTTCTTGCTCGTCACAGGAAGAAACGATCTCGTCAGAACCCTTTCAAATGGGCTCCCGGACAAGAGTTTTTGTCTCCTCATCAAGAAGTTGGTGGCGTCCGTGGCTTTCCTATCAATTGGCTACCGGAAGAGCTCAGAGAAAAAGCCCTCAAGAAATAA
- a CDS encoding phosphatase activator, putative (Similar to TIGR gene model, XP_569586.1) produces the protein MAIPASSNPITSVAPNSNPITSVSPNNYAAAPLYPSPTNPQLLSRLNLDLRGTIFPVEREMLMLLPESVLLGLFPQGLILSKPASWEGGDDGIFTVDRIPTVDALSDHSQNPLLSKQAIIVLREELEYFSITKPGAAARTDITTGLANEDLRVLKRNCGKALEEKKAIFAALERNVNNSANLAERHLIDMLCVSGFNRDDEWGYRACEPQRNVISSMALVLLKTGINHHEDNKEGSPEIDPVQMGTAQKLLLFWRKPAVGMTFRLSGITADQKVLV, from the exons ATGGCCATCCCAGCCTCGTCAAATCCAATTACCTCTGTCGCCCCCAACAGCAATCCCATCACATCCGTATCCCCAAACAACTATGCTGCCGCCCCGCTCTACCCCTCCCCCACAAACCCCCAGCTCCTCTCCCGCCTTAACCTAGACCTCAGGGGTACTATATTCCCTGTAGAAAGGGAAATGCTTATGCTTTTACCTGAGAGTGTTCTCCTGGGACTCTTTCCCCAGGGCTTAATTCTCAGCAAGCCGGCCAGTTGGGAAGGTGGGGATGATGGGATCTTTACCGTTGAT CGCATCCCGACCGTCGACGCGCTTTCCGACCACTCTCAAAATCCGCTTCTGTCCAAACAAGCCATTATTGTCCTCCGTGAAGAACTGGAATACTTCTCCATCACCAAACCGGGCGCGGCCGCACGGACTGACATCACAACAGGCTTAGCGAACGAAGATTTGCGGGTATTGAAGAGGAACTGTGGCAAGGCTttggaggagaagaaggctaTTTTCGCTGCTCTGGAGAGGAATGTTAACAATTCGGCAAACTTGGCCGAACGACACCTCATTGACATGCTCTGTGTTAG CGGTTTCAATCGCGATGATGAATGGGGTTACAGAGCTTGTGAGCCTCAGCGTAATGTAATATCCTCAATGGCCCTCGTTCTTCTCAAGACAGGTATCAATCATCACGAGGATAACAAGGAAGGATCGCCTGAAATAGATCCCGTACAAATGGGTACGGCGCAAAAGCTTTTGCTCTTCTGGAGGAAGCCTGCTGTAGGGATGACCTTTCGATTATCTGGGATAACTGCTGATCAAAAAGTTCTTGTTTAG
- a CDS encoding uncharacterized protein (Similar to TIGR gene model, INSD accession AAW42680.1) yields MRPTAPAHSGMPGRKLVGGVTWEDPSKRVSRLTVSLLTVNDPLPVCSVPTSSTAPSEPCTSFLTSPPLLSSSTASTTGLRTSTPTTTLSRVTLTTSSRRVLSSLDSTRGLLLSLWLIRRL; encoded by the exons ATGAGGCCCACAGCTCCCGCCCACTCTGGCATGCCCGGACGTAA ATTGGTTGGTGGGGTGACATGGGAGGACCCAAGCAAAAGGGTATCAAGACTTACG GTCTCTCTCCTTACCGTCAACGACCCCTTGCCGGTATGCTCCGTGCCTACATCTTCAACGGCTCCAAGCGAACCATGCACCAGCTTCCTTACGTCGCCCCCCCTCTTATCTTCT TCTACGGCATCTACTACTGGGCTAAGAACAAGTACGCCTACTACAACTCTAAGCAGGGTCACTTTGACCACCTCATCGAGGAGGGTGTTATCAAGCCTGGACAGTACGAGAGGCCTACTGTTGAGCCTTTGGCTCATTAGACGGCTTTGA
- a CDS encoding uncharacterized protein (Similar to SGTC gene model, INSD accession EAL21856.1) encodes MRRRRFGKLRFVPPQFYLAPLRLPLPLPSAHHTMSLLTSILGFSAFGFGARCLQLGIQKRPIFEGFHGHAYAVIAFGMVGAGAYHLDNKQTELLAKKKKAMLEQREKENREWAARKGEAHAV; translated from the exons ATGAGGAGGCGGCGTTTTGGAAAACTCCGATTCGT TCCACCACAATTTTACCTTGCTCCCCTTCGtctccccctccccctcccctccGCCCACCACACCATGTCCCTCCTCACCTCCATCCTCGGATTCAGCGCATTCGGATTCGGTGCACGCTGCCTCCAGCTCGGCATACAAAAGCGGCCCATCTTCGAGG GCTTCCATGGCCATGCATACGCCGTGATCGCTTTCGGCATGGTGGGCGCAGGAGCATACCACTTGGACAACAAACA GACTGAGCTGCTcgcaaagaagaagaaggccaTGCTCGAGCAACGGGAGAAGGAGAACCGGGAATGGGCTGCGCGGAAGGGAGAGGCGCATGCCGTGTAG
- a CDS encoding cytoplasm protein, putative (Similar to TIGR gene model, INSD accession AAW42283.1), translating to MSAPAPPIVPAHHSALATQVVLGSMERAPEYQAILTSLKSAAPPSSSVQGEMVDRILDNATTLPPPPLTIHLVLPLPLPSNLLPAIPPSTELFIHIPANSESQLGALHSALASHSFTPVLPTPSPSTLAYTSPSAPSLPTVVSVPSPAPSSSTPVTPGAARPLQLRRNGDKARKAALWAIDSPLLPDGGKSLLTPADRARPECVFPADNGKPVKRRRACKDCTCGLKELEQEEEAQTSAAVKEAQKAFFLEGDDDIPENLKKATEGMEGIWPVEKRAEAKKTSSCGSCYLGDAFRCASCPYIGLPPFKPGEKVQISIGDDI from the exons ATGTCGGCACCCGCGCCCCCGATTGTTCCCGCCCACCATTCTGCACTCGCCACCCAGGTCGTGCTTGGCTCGATGGAAAGAGCTCCCGAGTACCAGGCGATCCTCACGAGTCTCAAATCTGCCGCGCCGCCTTCGTCGTCAGTCCAGGGCGAGATGGTAGACCGTATCTTGGATAACG CCACTACACTCCCCCCTCCAcctctcaccatccacCTTGTCTTgcctcttccccttccgTCCAATCTCCTTCCAGCGATTCCACCATCCACTGAACTATTCATACATATCCCGGCTAACTCTGAATCTCAACTGGGCGCCTTACATTCCGCTCTTGCTTCTCACTCATTCACTCCCGTCCTCCCTACTCCCTCTCCATCCACTCTCGCGTATACATCACCTAGCGCCCCATCACTTCCTACCGTCGTATCTGTCCCCTCGCCTGCGCCTTCCAGCTCGACGCCCGTCACTCCAGGTGCCGCTCGTCCGTTGCAGCTCCGTCGGAATGGGGACAAGGCTCGCAAAGCTGCTCTTTGGGCGATAGactctcctcttcttcccgACGGTGGCAAATCGCTCTTGACTCCTGCTGACCGCGCCCGGCCAGAGTGTGTCTTCCCGGCAGACAATGGGAAACCCGTGAAGCGACGTAGGGCATGCAAGGATTGCACTTGCGGGTTGAAGGAGCTtgagcaggaggaggaggctCAGACTTCGGCAGCTGTCAAGGAGGCCCAAAAGGCATTCTTCTTGGAGGGCGACGATGACATACCGGAAAACCTTAAGAAGGCGACAGAGGGGATGGAGGGTATCTGGCcggtggagaagagagcGGAAGCCAAGAAGACGAGTAGCTGTGGTAGCTGTTACCTGGGAGATGCGTTTAGGTGTGCTAGTTGTCCATATATCG GTCTTCCTCCGTTTAAGCCAGGCGAGAAAGTTCAGATTTCCATTGGCGACGATATCTAA